The following coding sequences are from one Carassius auratus strain Wakin chromosome 15, ASM336829v1, whole genome shotgun sequence window:
- the LOC113114819 gene encoding 32 kDa beta-galactoside-binding lectin-like, whose amino-acid sequence MADSQIFHKPTQSVITQGIPITGGLKEGKTIVIIGRILSNAHKSYISLKDGTHPSAKTALCISPHFEDDHPHILYKTFQNGSWDSDQPTSKSPLLQDQLFTIKILVTAQAYEISANGEELMVYNHRMPFDQMNIISMEGMELDFFGHLVVASYKKELINGLKPGTVIVIHGTVNSDCKRIEINLRHRYGIAFHYLCRFEENAVVRNTWTDGQWGREERSGDIPFANGEFFEMKFTCKAEQYDVSVNGQQAHTYKHRFTNLDDIDVVEVCGGLQLFSVEVKDP is encoded by the exons ATGGCAGATTCTCAGATTTTTCACAAACCA ACACAGTCTGTAATTACTCAAGGGATACCAATCACAGGGGGCTTGAAGGAAGGGAAGACTATTGTCATAATTGGACGGATTTTGTCAAATGCTCACAA ATCATATATCAGCCTCAAGGATGGTACTCATCCCTCTGCTAAAACTGCTCTGTGCATTAGCCCACACTTCGAGGATGATCAcccacacatactgtacaagaCCTTCCAAAACGGTAGCTGGGACTCAGATCAACCCACTTCTAAGTCTCCTCTCCTCCAAGACCAACTGTTCACCATCAAGATCCTTGTCACCGCACAGGCATATgag ATAAGTGCCAACGGGGAAGAATTAATGGTCTATAATCACCGTATGCCGTTCGATCAAATGAACATCATCTCAATGGAGGGAATGGAGCTGGATTTCTTTGGCCATCTTGTG GTGGCATCGTACAAAAAAGAACTGATCAATGGATTAAAGCCTGGCACAGTCATTGTTATTCATGGAACTGTTAACTCTGACTGTAAAAG GATTGAGATTAATCTGCGCCACCGGTATGGGATTGCATTTCACTACCTGTGCCGTTTTGAGGAGAATGCAGTTGTTCGCAATACCTGGACGGACGGGCAGTGGGGGCGAGAAGAAAGGAGTGGAGACATCCCTTTTGCAAATGGAGAGTTCTTTGAG ATGAAATTCACCTGCAAAGCAGAGCAGTATGATGTGTCAGTGAACGGCCAGCAAGCACACACTTACAAGCATCGCTTTACTAATCTGGATGACATCGATGTTGTTGAAGTTTGTGGAGGTCTACAGTTGTTTTCTGTGGAAGTCAAGGATCCATAG